In Dromaius novaehollandiae isolate bDroNov1 chromosome 2, bDroNov1.hap1, whole genome shotgun sequence, one DNA window encodes the following:
- the SPATC1 gene encoding speriolin, which translates to METLPRVPSSSAGLAVFACYDQLRREIQALLAENEELKRVVDLLKENQQLRDVIRSRPDMMQKLLPIFTPTPRADGSRSSFFGTAGGTDWGPELPEQEPSFAPVAASPAWPGEHSADSRLSSGPLFPLPRRRTFPGTFPAGTGPEPCPQQLSCPPDALGPGSPPAAAQPPPDPPVPQPPAPLAPIPLPPDLGPPEPPLEQSTPVQPSPDVRPKEYPRKVARAVDRPAPIRESPRPGTHRDAKQQTWERIVGEIAFQLDRRILSSVFPDRARLYGFTVSNIPEKIVLSVLNNSQGGFDERYCVAATRRYVTLMTRLRALGYSPEVHPSFAESVVNAYGILRERPEPAGPDARSYASPGFLRRVVLETVPPALQPDALLLLECLQQLAQDDGKPLFIW; encoded by the exons ATGGAGACGCTGCCCCGCGTGCCCTCGTCCAGCGCGGGGCTGGCCGTCTTCGCCTGCTACGACCAGCTGCGGCGCGAGATCCAGGCGCTGCTGGCCGAGAACGAGGAGCTCAAGCGGGTCGTGGACCTCCTCAAGGAGAACCAGCAGCTGCGCGACGTCATCCGCAGCCGGCCCGACATGATGCAGAAGCTGCTGCCCATCTTCACCCCCACGCCGCGCGCCGACGGCAGCCGCTCCAGCTTCTTCGGCACGG CCGGCGGCACCGACTGGGGCCCGGAGCTGCCGGAGCAGGAGCCGTCCTTCGCGCCGGTGGCCGCGTCGCCCGCGTGGCCCGGGGAGCACTCGGCGGACTCCCGCCTCAGCAGCGGCCCgctcttccccctgccccggcgccgga CCTTCCCGGGCACCTTCCCAGCCGGCACCGGCCCGGAGCCCTGCccgcagcagctctcctgcccccCGGACGCGctcggccccggcagcccccccgcagccgcccagCCGCCCCCCGACCCGCCGGtcccgcagccgccggccccgctggcCCCCATCCCGCTGCCGCCGGACCTggggccgccggagccgccgctggAGCAGTCGACGCCGGTGCAGCCGTCGCCCGACGTCCGCCCCAAGGAGTACCCGCGGAAGGTGGCCAGAGCCGTGGACCGGCCGGCGCCCATCCGGGAGAGCCCGCGGCCCGGCACCCACCGGG ACGCCAAGCAGCAGACGTGGGAGCGCATCGTGGGCGAGATCGCCTTCCAGCTGGACCGCCGCATCCTCTCCAGCGTCTTCCCCGACCGCGCCCGGCTCTACGGCTTCACCGTCAGCAACATCCCCGAGAAGATCGTGCTG TCCGTCCTCAACAACTCGCAGGGGGGCTTCGACGAGCGGTACTGCGTCGCGGCGACCCGGCGCTACGTCACCCTCATGACCCGCCTGAGGGCCCTGGGCTACAGCCCCGAGGTGCACCCGTCCTTCGCCGAGTCCGTCGTCAACGCCTACGGCATCCTGCGGGAGCGCCCGGAGCCGGCGGGCCCCGACGCCCGCTCCTACGCCAGCCCGGGCTTCCTGCGGCGCGTGGTGCTGGAGACGGTGCCGCCGGCCCTGCAGCCCGACGCGCTGCTGCTGCTCGAGTGCCTGCAGCAGCTGGCGCAGGACGACGGCAAGCCGCTCTTCATCTGGTGA